Below is a window of Narcine bancroftii isolate sNarBan1 chromosome 13, sNarBan1.hap1, whole genome shotgun sequence DNA.
cagagaaagaaaagcaagtcCTCTCAGAGTCATCGAGTGTCTGTCAATTCACCTCCAGAGCCGCCACAGCACCTGCATAAGATGCCGTaggtggttaataagggattacttaaggtggtatgtgagtgtgtggggggggggtggggaattgttgagaaccactgactttaACCTAAACCCTCGTTTTACACTCCCCTCAATTAAGATAGTTACTATTCACCTAATCTCTGCCCCTCATGAATTTATAATCTTCTACAAGGTCTCTGCTCAGCCCTTGTTCCCGAGGGAACAAAGTCCAGTTTATGAAGCCTCAGCATGTAATTCAAGCCCTCTAGTACTGctgacatccttgtgaatctatcTGCATCTTTTCCAGCTCAATGACAATCAAAACTGTGCATAACACACCCAGAGTAGTTTTGTACGTCAGATCTGAGCAACAGCCTGTTGGAATTGATTCAACATTTAGGGAGACAATTGTCCCTCCCGCAAAGTTGGGTTGAGAAGTTTGGAACTCTCCGCTGATCTTACCAGAaattctcttttaaatatttttattgagtttaacatattaaCATATACCGTAAACTTACATTCAAAATTTAgaacacataacaagtcatctcatacACATTCAAGAATAAAAAATCTGAATAGAACTACATTTGACAGTTCCTTAATCgacatgagaaacaagttattgaattaatctatgataaccatgttgaaacACTTATGTGGCAAAATTAATCCAAgtaaaaagtgattaaaaaatcCCTacaaactaaatctaatctaactcttccctctaatcaaggtaaccttTGTAAGAGAAAAGGGAAATCATATATCAAATAGTGACCTCCAGACATCGGACAGAGAATCTccggaacattcaaaattcttaattcttccaatcataaCCATAATTTATGAATGGGCCACACATCTTTACAAatggaaactttctatctttaatgctgtatctaattttctctaagcttaaataggacattacatcatataatcgCTATGTATGGGTAGAtaaagagtcatctttccatttcaataaaattgtttgTCTGGCTATCAGCATGGTAGAGGGTAAAACTTTCTCCCGAGATGCAGACAGAAGTATATTTGGCTCGCGTGAAAAACTAAACAAGGTGTGACAgaacatagatatgtttttgggagataaattggggcaggtttttttttaagtgtagatcacatacaaacattttaaaacagatcttatttaaaatactggagctctgctcatgctcgaCAGGCTGGCGCCGAGCCTTTGTAAacgctttggagagtgcccaagagacttcactaatggattcttgtttacaaaaaggcaacagatgaaataacttgtcggagccgcagattgtctggaggggaacttgctgttctaagagggtcatgtagtttttgcaaatagagagagtaaaacaagctttctctcagagagaaaaatcagttctacagtttagcagcagcaattgggactggaacagtacaagctggcaagcttgtggaaaaccccatttggaagatgggttgtgagtgcttagttcagcctggtcaaagcacttgtggttcatgcaagaggagaggactggctgtctaatgtttcacttgcaataagaaaaacaaaaaggaattctgtggtaacctgaaagaggttatcatctggagaaccctgagggggaaagtttcttcggtaagtcactgaagtggctgattaaaaaaaggaatcagttgtgggtatccagcatacaacaaatctctctgaaaaccgacaacaatcttcctgagcggtaaccagtgaacctggagaaatgagaagtgagattggacagtgaatcaaagaacctttctggacatacacgtgcgcttagaattagaagggtgttaagttaggttagttaagtcaacagCAATAAGTtagagtgtgattctgttttcatgcttaaagataattaaaagcaactattgtttaagtaaccatttgtcttggtgaatatctattgctgctggattttggggtcctctgggctcgtaacaatggacggttctattttgatcttaaaaatcattgataaagtttgaaaaatgtctttccaaaatctctctaaatgTGGGCACTCCTAAAACGTATGGATCAATGAAACTTCAAACATTTTACACTTCTCatataatggatcaatatctgcataaaaatgaaataatttaagtttggatgtatgtgttctatgtaccaccttaaattgcaataagcagtgtcttgcacaaaatgaagaatcattaatcaagctgagagtagagtacaaatcttcatctgaaaatgttatgttcaaatcttgttcctaatcattcttaatcccagccattgaggctgatcttaaattcaATAAATCACTGTGAagatattaatccaccatgaaaataaccACGTGAAGAAATGAATCAAGTATATCAAGAAATTCTAAAACAGGATAATTGGTGCCAAATTCTGCTGGAAAGTGAACGTGCAGGAAATGGTAAGAAAGATGGGGGTAAGCTGCCAATACCCTCTAAAGTGGGATTCTGTGGAAAGGAAGCTCTGGCTTGGTTTGTGATTTTATAACCACATCACTGCATACAATttcagagcattctggctggttgaatcattgtctggtacagaggtgccaacagtCAAGACaataaaaaaactccagagggtcactaactcagcctgtaacatcatgggcaccagacttcactccttcaaggacatctacaagaggcggtatcttaagaaagcagcccccatcctcagacccccaccacccaggccatgccctcttcactctgctatcaggaaggaggcacaggagcctgaagatgagcacccagtagcacaaggacagcatcttcctggctgccatcagatttctgaatgaacaatgaaacacAGACACTACCTGACTTTGTCGTTTtcttgtactatttttatttaattttgtaagATTGTTTAAACAAATGTTTGCACGGTgacgctgttgcaaaacaacaaatttcatgaatggttcatgacaataaattcagattctgagaaAGCTTTCAAAACAATGATTCAAGGTTTGAAGGCACATGAATCGGATCCCAAGATCAACCTCATTTGAAGTTGGAAACCAACAACGATTATTGTTGGTATCTGCATGCCTCAACAGCTCAGTCCATTCCAGTTGCTACTGAGGAATTAGATCACGTTATGTTCCAAAGGAAGTTCTCTGCATACTTACATCCTTTTCCTGGATTGTGCACTCCTTGCAGTAGTAGGCGTCAGAGACTCCAGGGCCGCCACAGATCACACACCGGCCCTGGTAGGACCCATAGTTGCACTCGTCACAGATCCGCACTAGCGTGCAAGGCCTGACGTAGGAGTCGCAGATCACACATTTACCATCACCTGAGGAAAAGGCAATAAAGACAGGACATTTCAAAAAGTTTCATAGACAATGGATTAGCTTTTAAGACCCATCAACTTGTGATGATGGGCAAAATGTATGGATACTGTGGACAGAAAGTCAGGGTGACTATTAATTAATACACAGCTATTGGAACATCTGAGCCAATACACAGTGCACAACAGGCAATGAATTCAACCATTAGTTATCTTGCTTTACTGGCATTATTTTGAAGAGGTTGGGGAAAGAAGGGTTAATTATGTTGGGAAACCACCATTTACTTTTGGCAAAcaaggagaagctggagggactcagtggatcAGACAGCGTCCATGGGTCTTCAGACATCTGCCCGagctggtgtcttaagaaagcagcctccgtccttcaaggaccctcaccacccaggccatgccctctttactaccatcaggaaggaggtacagaagccagaAGACCCAactgtaca
It encodes the following:
- the phf5a gene encoding PHD finger-like domain-containing protein 5A, whose translation is MAKHHPDLIFCRKQAGVAIGRLCEKCDGKCVICDSYVRPCTLVRICDECNYGSYQGRCVICGGPGVSDAYYCKECTIQEKDRDGCPKIVNLGSSKTDLFYERKKYGFKKR